A DNA window from Anastrepha ludens isolate Willacy chromosome 6, idAnaLude1.1, whole genome shotgun sequence contains the following coding sequences:
- the LOC128867718 gene encoding zinc finger Ran-binding domain-containing protein 2 codes for MSSSTGTGTGAGVGAALGDSESRHASFGQRSPERSSGGGGGASKKKLGTEIGKAAAEKSRGLFSAEDWQCSKCANVNWARRQTCNMCNAPKFCDIEERTGYGGGYNDRGVVEYKDRSDSDSDYDEYGRRKKRKMQDNEKSNEDGKEYDDTDEDALEEEEDEEDDGGDLSKYDLWGDDEIAPVTLVTPGGVEQKPIASTKPLEERKSRSRSRSRSHSLSHSRSRSRSHSQSSTSSSSSSSSSSYTSSSRSSSAGSRSGSRLSKSRQRSTSKELKNSRSNSLKSAPSTRKRSRERSKTHSQTSRTSSHKSGKPGGKISKSRSRTRSSSRSSSTSAKRKRRSSQSPTRSRQGRGRNRTRSRSTSRHRR; via the exons atgtcATCGAGTACTGGTACCGGGACAGGAGCTGGCGTTGGTGCCGCTTTAGGTGATAGCGA AAGCCGTCATGCGAGTTTTGGGCAACGCAGCCCCGAACGCTCATCTGGCGGTGGAGGTGGTGCGTCGAAGAAAAAATTGGGCACTGAAATCGGTAAGGCAGCTGCTGAAAAGTCGCGTGGTCTCTTCTCCGCTGAGGATTGGCAGTGTAGCAAATGCGCTAACGTAAACTGGGCACGTCGGCAGACTTGTAATATGTGTAACGCACCTAAATTTTGCGATATTGAGGAGCGAACCG GTTACGGTGGTGGCTACAATGACCGAGGCGTAGTCGAGTATAAAGATCGTTCTGATTCAGACAGCGATTATGATGAATATGGACGGCGAAAAAAACGCAAGATGCAGGATAATGAAAAATCCAATGAAGATGGTAAAGAATATGATGATACCGACGAAGATGCACTTGAAGAGGAggaagatgaagaagatgatGGTGGCGATCTTTCGAAATACGATTTGTGGGGTGACGATGAAATAGCTCCTGTTACCCTTGTAACACCGGGAGGTGTTGAACAAAAACCGATAGCAAGCACAAAACCTTTAGAGGAACGAAAATCTCGTAGTCGTTCAAGGTCACGTTCTCATTCACTGTCACATTCTCGTAGCCGTTCACGCTCCCATTCACAATCTTCCACCTCTTCCAGCTCAAGTTCTTCTTCGTCATCGTACACTTCAAGTTCACGTTCGAGTTCTGCCGGATCGCGTTCAGGTAGCCGACTATCCAAATCACGTCAACGCAGTACATCCAAAGAGCTGAAGAACTCACGGTCAAATAGCCTTAAATCTGCACCATCCACACGTAAGCGTTCGCGCGAACGCTCCAAAACGCACTCACAAACATCTCGAACCTCATCACACAAGTCTGGAAAACCTGGAGGAAAAATATCTAAGTCGCGATCACGTACAAGATCATCCTCACGTTCGTCATCGACATCAGCAAAACGTAAGCGTCGTTCCTCCCAGTCACCAACTCGTTCTAGGCAGGGTCGCGGCCGCAATCGTACACGATCTCGTAGTACATCACGGCACCGTCGTTGA
- the LOC128865865 gene encoding 28S ribosomal protein S15, mitochondrial: MNFGRILRKTCVVHQQLTRDYAFKSDLKIKWVRPVKIPSTNPEKSGDLGKLPPVNEKEFLLEYKNSRELQSADPVVQSLFQLGNNRSADISRYLRNQLIKEVQRHPLDYGSMEAKLARMTVRIRSMQQELEQFPRNKKLKVALKELIEKRKKFLKYLRRWDYRRFEWMLEKLDLVYKPPPTEFHWITRKESLQKLTDAHCEKIKDERLAEYRKLLDEQKIPFLEDTIKKMEFVRKEQIDLDIPVTVTEQQIEDFKKELEALKSKIEVKAEATE; the protein is encoded by the exons ATGAATTTCGGAAGAATACTTCGGAAAACCTGTGTGGTGCATCAACAATTAACGCGCGATTATGCCTTCAAGTCGGATTTGAAAATCAAATGGGTTCGTCCTGTGAAGATACCATCTACTAACCCAGAGAAAAGTGGAGACTTAGGCAAATTACCTCCGGTAAATGAAAAAGAGTTTTTACTTGAATATAAAAACAGCAGAGAACTTCAAAG CGCCGATCCAGTAGTACAATCACTCTTTCAACTTGGCAATAACCGAAGTGCTGACATTTCACGTTATTTACGGAATCAGCTAATCAAAGAGGTTCAACGCCATCCACTGGATTATGGCTCCATGGAAgccaaat TGGCTCGGATGACTGTGAGAATTCGAAGTATGCAACAAGAGCTTGAACAATTTCCTCGCAATAAGAAACTGAAGGTTGCTTTAAAAGAACTTATTGAAAAGCGGAAAAagttcttaaaatatttacgtCGCTGGGATTACCGCCGATTCGAATGGATGTTAGAGAAGCTTGATTTAGTATACAAACCTCCGCCGACAGAGTTCCATTGGATTACAAGAAAGGAATCGTTGCAAAAGCTTACCGATGcgcattgtgaaaaaataaaagatgaaCGCTTGGCTGAGTATCGTAAATTATTGGATgaacaaaaaataccatttttggaagatactattaaaaaaatggagtttGTGCGCAAAGAGCAAATTGATTTAGATATACCAGTTACAGTAACCGAGCAGCAAATAGAAGATTTCAAGAAAGAGCTAGAGGCTCTCAAATCAAAGATTGAGGTAAAGGCAGAAGCCACGGAGtaa
- the LOC128865866 gene encoding 39S ribosomal protein L43, mitochondrial encodes MSNKHLFLKSGFPRAPLQNGLGRYICQLQRVTLKFCKNHGASRGMRGFIENHLLDFAKENPGVVVYVKPRRHRGPVIVGEYLNGDREWLSCQNATKDDISKWLQLLKTQNGSSSSLRLRKMWHTDIPSIQGPWTPFTLRNPEDNMETFPNEAASRPLDLEQSATEKLIELFKQQRLADDSKVAEQVLEEKRAE; translated from the exons ATGTCTAATAAGCATTTATTTCTCAAATCTGGATTTCCACGTGCGCCTCTTCAAAATGGTTTGGGCCGTTATATTTGCCAATTGCAGCGTGTTACGCTTAAGTTCTGCAAGAACCATGGCGCCAGTCGCGGCATGAG AGGATTCATCGAAAATCACCTACTTGATTTTGCCAAAGAAAATCCCGGAGTAGTGGTTTATGTAAAACCGCGCCGCCATCGCGGACCTGTCATAGTTGGTGAATATT tAAACGGGGATCGTGAATGGTTATCTTGTCAAAATGCCACTAAAGACGATATTTCGAAGTGGCTGCAGTTACTGAAAACACAAAATGGAAGTTCAAGCTCACTTCGTTTACGTAAAATGTGGCATACCGATATACCTTCAATACAGGGCCCTTGGACGCCTTTTACACTCCGTAATCCAGAAGATAATATGGAGACATTCCCCAATGAGGCTGCTTCACGTCCACTCGATTTGGAACAATCGGCTACAGAGAAACTTATTGAGTTGTTCAAACAACAACGACTCGCTGATGATAGCAAAGTTGCGGAGCAAGTTTTGGAAGAAAAACGTGCTGAATAA
- the LOC128865994 gene encoding cyclin-dependent kinase 9 produces MSSRGRDDHISHPHSIQSASGVTSSSSSRTLSLAEKQKYIEEYDFPYCDESSKYEKVAKIGQGTFGEVFKAREKKGNKKFVAMKKVLMDNEKEGFPITALREIRILQLLKHENVVNLIEICRTKATASNGHRSTFYLVFDFCEHDLAGLLSNINVKFSLGEIKKVMQQLLNGLYYIHSNKILHRDMKAANVLITKHGVLKLADFGLARAFSIPKNDSKNRYTNRVVTLWYRPPELLLGDRNYGPPVDMWGAGCIMAEMWTRSPIMQGNTEQQQLTFISQLCGSFTPDVWPGVEELELYKSAELPKNQKRRVKERLRPYVKDPNGCDLLDKLLTLDPKKRIDADTALNHDFFWTDPMPSDLSKMLSQHSQSMFEYLAQPRRSNQMRNYHQQMATMNQKPQDNSLIDRVW; encoded by the exons ATGTCCTCACGTGGTCGCGATGATCATATTTCACACCCTCATTCGATCCAGTCTGCGTCAGGCGTCACATCTTCCAGTTCTTCGCGCACACTTTCGCtggctgaaaaacaaaaatacatcgaAGAATACGATTTTCCATACTGTGATGAGTCGTCCAAATATGAGAAGGTAGCAAAAATAGGCCAAGGAACATTCGG TGAAGTGTTTAAGGCGCGTGAAAAAAAGGGTAATAAGAAATTTGTCGCTATGAAGAAGGTGCTAATGGACAACGAAAAAGAAGGC TTTCCTATTACTGCGTTACGTGAAATTCGTATACTGCAACTATTAAAACATGAAAATGTGGTAAATCTTATAGAGATTTGTCGAACTAAAGCGACTGCCAGTAACGGTCACCgttcaacattttatttagtCTTCGACTTTTGTGAACATGATTTGGCTGGGCTGTTGTCGAATATCAACGTAAAATTCAGTCTCGGCGAAATCAAGAAGGTTATGCAGCAGCTCCTTAATGggctttattatatacataGCAATAAG ATTCTGCATCGTGACATGAAAGCTGCCAACGTACTTATTACGAAACACGGTGTGCTAAAACTAGCAGATTTTGGCTTAGCGCGTGCATTTAGTATACCAAAGAACGATTCCAAAAATCGTTATACAAATCGGGTTGTAACGTTGTGGTATCGACCACCTGAATTGTTGCTCGGTGATCGCAATTATGGCCCGCCCGTGGATATGTGGGGTGCGGGTTGTATTATGGCTGAAATGTGGACACGATCACCCATTATGCAGGGCAACAcggaacaacaacaattaacatTCATCTCTCAACTATGCGGATCATTCACACCTGATGTATGGCCAGGCGTTGAGGAGTTGGAATTATACAAATCCGCTGAATTACCTAAAAATCAGAAACGGCGTGTGAAAGAGCGCTTGCGTCCCTATGTAAAAGACCCAAATGGCTGTGATTTATTGGATAAGTTGCTGACACTCGATCCAAAGAAACGCATCGATGCAGACACAGCGCTAAATCACGATTTCTTTTGGACTGATCCGATGCCCAGTGATTTGAGCAAAATGCTTTCACAACATTCTCAAAGTATGTTTGAATATTTGGCACAGCCGCGTCGGAGCAATCAAATGCGAAATTATCATCAACAAATGGCGACTATGAATCAAAAGCCGCAAGATAATAGCTTAATAGACAGGGTTTGGtag
- the LOC128866535 gene encoding uncharacterized protein LOC128866535, with the protein MELKEKEQEPVDTKKPTFLNVMCAICCEFYDKSDRIYSTTCGHLFHNRCLFAALNHSKSCPECRRPCTRNRVHPVFLNYGERTEMDVKWSESAAADAYANMPIWTPLFELELHGSARVPMAPPEPDEAIQTGTDSEGNATYVARVYFQDDLLPAGYVPAKGVAYASHGCNGYAFSQNVELLNNFKHKWVADRDGHVPEGAIVGGYSELGENLYVARAKYNEKTLLGKVHPSHRVMYMPYDGIEVHTTEYEVLVQENITAESSDEANDEA; encoded by the coding sequence atggagCTTAAGGAAAAGGAACAAGAGCCTGTGGATACGAAAAAGCCCACATTTCTGAACGTTATGTGCGCAATTTGTTGTGAATTTTACGACAAATCAGATCGCATCTATTCCACGACCTGTGGTCATTTATTTCACAATCGATGCTTGTTTGCCGCATTAAATCATTCAAAATCATGCCCTGAGTGTCGGCGACCTTGCACACGCAACAGAGTGCATCCGGTATTCTTGAATTATGGTGAACGTACAGAGATGGACGTAAAATGGAGTGAATCTGCTGCTGCCgatgcatatgcaaatatgccTATTTGGACACCACTTTTTGAATTAGAGTTGCACGGTTCCGCGCGTGTACCAATGGCCCCTCCAGAACCTGACGAAGCTATTCAAACTGGAACTGATTCAGAAGGCAATGCTACTTATGTTGCTCGCGTCTATTTCCAAGATGATCTACTGCCGGCTGGTTATGTACCCGCCAAGGGCGTTGCATATGCTTCTCATGGCTGTAATGGCTATGCCTTTAGTCAAAATGTGGAATTGTTAAATAACTTTAAACACAAGTGGGTAGCCGATAGAGATGGTCATGTGCCAGAAGGTGCCATAGTGGGTGGCTATTCTGAACTTGGTGAAAATTTATATGTGGCACGTGCGAAATACAATGAAAAGACGTTGCTTGGTAAGGTACATCCATCTCATAGGGTAATGTATATGCCGTATGATGGAATTGAGGTGCACACAACCGAGTACGAAGTACTAGTACAAGAAAATATCACAGCGGAGAGTAGCGACGAAGCAAATGATGAAGCTTAA